In Polyangiaceae bacterium, the genomic window GACCGTATCCCGAGAAGTCCTGACCTGGGTCCCACTCGCGGCTGACCGAGCAGACGACCTCGTCGCCCTGCCGCAGGACCGAGAGCGTGGTGAGATCGCTCTGCTCGAGGACGCTCGACAGGCTCATGACCCGCGGGACAGGCTTGCGAAGCATGGGCGCCGCGTCAACCCTGCTGAAATCCGCCAGAAGATTGGTCTAGGATGCGCGGTCCATGATCTCCGACGCGCTCCGTCAGCTCCTTCGAGGCGGAGTGTCGACCATGCTGGGGACGCGCGACGCACAGCTCGTCCCCGAGTGCGCGCGTGCTGTGGGTTGCGTCGTGCACGCGGACGGGCGTCGTTTGACTCTGTTCTTGCCGCAGGCAACGGCGGCGCGCAGCGTGGCGAATCTGCGCGACAACGGGCAAGTGGCCGTGACCTTCTCCGAGGTTCCGACGCACCGCACCCGGCAGCTCAAGGGCCGCGCGGTCGTGGTCCGCGAAGCGACGAACGCGGAGCGCGCGATCATGGAGCGCTACGTCGAGGCATTCGCCAAGGAGCTCGACATCGTGGGCTTGCCCCCGAGCGTGTCGCGGAGGATCGCGTTCCTGCCGGCCCACGCCGTCGAGATCGAGGTGACGGAGGTCTTCGACCAAACGCCGGGGCCCGGCGCCGGAGCGCGGCTCGCCGCGAGCGAAGCGTGACGCTGGCGCTCGAAGACCTGAATCGCTGCTTCCAGGGCGTGATCCCCTGCAGCATCGCCACCTGCTCCAAGAGCGGCGTGCCCAACATCACGCTGGTCTCGCAGGTGAAGCTGATCGACGCGCGCCGCGTCGCGCTCTCTTGCCAGTTCTTCAACAAAACGCGGCAAAACGTCGAAGAGAACCCGCGCGCCTGCCTTCAGATCTACGACCCGCTGACCTTCGACGCCTACCGGCTCCTGTGTCGCTTCGACCACTCCGAGAAGGAGGGCCCGCTATTCGACGAGATGTCCCTGCGCATCGACGCCATCGCCTCGCACACGGGCATGAGCGGCATCTTCCGGCTCTTGTCCGCGGACGTCTACGAGGTGCTGGAGCTCGAGCGCATCGAAGGCTTCTTGCGCCCG contains:
- a CDS encoding pyridoxamine 5'-phosphate oxidase family protein, which produces MISDALRQLLRGGVSTMLGTRDAQLVPECARAVGCVVHADGRRLTLFLPQATAARSVANLRDNGQVAVTFSEVPTHRTRQLKGRAVVVREATNAERAIMERYVEAFAKELDIVGLPPSVSRRIAFLPAHAVEIEVTEVFDQTPGPGAGARLAASEA